One Triplophysa dalaica isolate WHDGS20190420 chromosome 1, ASM1584641v1, whole genome shotgun sequence DNA segment encodes these proteins:
- the senp3b gene encoding sentrin-specific protease 3b: MRESGGSLAQNRWQGELSLTVSQEASSVGGMGGGLMDPNSPPNATSPIHLKLGHKERVWTGEYIEPIEVDEDIGVDENLEDLEEDEESDDQEIDSECALWEEKQELEDWQRPFESQLQIMHVDSFRHQGPSHDGDAELQVRDFPEHPVQVRLHGLREQRLKRWRRLRSSARLRNRLVQNWKTWRQRAQWVGSLGYRRARRWRQYSLYTTKKREQGCNNLGSLQLGLETTSCRQNENQFHSYNGYHGDTLSNLAVCGGREYQSMPEKPASQRMELALTEEHRTCVQGLLDEYLQKYGSLIPVHSDDIVEELENIFNEDFSQPHRKIVVQHVIQSYQRSPGTAMVKGFRVNYKRHVLTMDDLSTLYGQNWLNDQVMNMYGDLVMDSVPEKVHFFNSFFYDKLRTKGYDGVKRWTKNVDIFQKDLLLIPIHLEVHWSLVSVDIKQRSITYFDSQRTLNRRCPKHISKYLQAEAIIKEQRDFLTGWKGFFKMNVGRQNNDSDCGAFVLQYCKCLALGQPFSFSQHDMPKLRRLMYKELCHCKLSL; the protein is encoded by the exons ATGAGAGAAAGTGGCGGAAGCCTGGCGCAGAACCGCTGGCAGGGGGAACTCTCTCTGACTGTGAGCCAGGAAGCCAGCAGTGTTGGAGGCATGGGAGGTGGTCTAATGGATCCCAACTCCCCTCCCAATGCCACCAGCCCCATACACCTCAAACTAGGTCACAAGGAAAGGGTATGGACTGGTGAGTACATAGAACCAATAGAGGTTGATGAAGACATTGGAGTTGATGAGAACCTTGAAGATTTGGAAGAGGACGAAGAATCAGATGACCAAGAGATCGATTCTGAATGTGCTCTATGGGAGGAGAAGCAGGAACTGGAAGACTGGCAAAGGCCATTTGAATCACAACTGCAGATCATGCATGTTGACAGTTTTCGACACCAGGGGCCATCACATGATGGGGATGCCGAATTACAAGTCAGAGACTTTCCAGAGCATCCAGTACAGGTACGGCTTCATGGGCTAAGAGAGCAAAGATTAAAGCGTTGGCGGAGGTTGCGGTCTAGTGCGAGGTTACGAAACCGGCTTGTGCAGAATTGGAAAACGTGGAGACAGAGAGCACAATGGGTTGGCAGTTTAGGGTATCGACGGGCAAGGAGGTGGCGCCAGTATAGCCTTTACACCACCAAGAAACGAGAACAGGGGTGTAACAACCTGGGCTCATTACAGTTAGGTTTGGAGACAACAAGTTGCAGACAAAAcg AAAACCAATTCCACAGTTATAATGGCTATCATGGGGATACTCTGTCAAATTTAGCGGTCTGTGGAGGACGGGAATATCAATCTATGCCGGAGAAGCCTGCCTCTCAGAGGATGGAGTTGGCCCTTACAGAAGAACACAGGACTTGTGTCCAAG gtCTTCTTGATGAATATCTCCAAAAGTATGGAAGTCTGATTCCTGTACATTCAGATGATATTGTTGAGGAACTGGAGAACATCTTCAATGAGGACTTTTCCCAGCCTCACAG GAAAATAGTTGTGCAACATGTAATTCAGTCCTATCAGAGGTCACCAGGCACCGCCATGGTTAAAGGGTTCAGAGTGAATTACAAGCGCCATGTTCTCACAATGGATGATCTTTCAACTCTATATGGACAGAACTGGCTCAATGACCAG GTCATGAACATGTACGGAGATCTTGTGATGGATTCAGTGCCTGAAAAG GTGCACTTTTTCAACAGTTTCTTTTATGACAAATTAAGGACCAAAGGTTATGATGGAGTGAAACGGTGGACCAAGAAT GTGGACATCTTCCAGAAGGATCTACTGTTGATTCCTATCCATTTAGAAGTGCACTGGTCGCTAGTTTCAGTGGATATAAAACAGCGCTCAATCACATACTTCGATTCCCAGCGAACTCTTAATCGCCGCTGCCCCAAG CATATTTCTAAGTACCTACAAGCAGAGGCCATTATTAAAGAGCAGAGAGACTTTCTCACAGGATGGAAAGGCTTTTTTAAAATG AACGTAGGCAGACAGAACAATGACAGTGACTGCGGAGCATTTGTCCTGCAG TATTGCAAATGTCTCGCATTGGGTCAACCATTCAGCTTCAGTCAACATGACATGCCCAAGCTGAGAAGACTTATGTACAAAGAACTGTGTCATTGCAAACTCTCATTATGA
- the tnk1 gene encoding non-receptor tyrosine-protein kinase TNK1 has translation MMDHDTQWLYQLLAEVQLERFFLRLRDGLNVTRIEHLNYVKEADLEQIGISRPGQRRLWEAVKSYKTNMRSRPWMKVSNGRTPEGGDQVNCVRPSQGQDSGRALPCLIQDSELVFGERLGSGSFGVVKKAEWNTPTGRVLHVAVKTLRSGSSRQVDMVTDFLLEVSTMQSLNHPNIIHLYGVVLTHPLKMVTELASLGSLYDTLRLRQGIYPLSRLWLFSTQIAAGMEYLESMRFIHRDLAARNVLMASRELVKIGDFGLMRGLDHDRDHYVMTAHRRIPFAWCAPESLRVGTFLHASDVWMFGVTLWEMFTYCEEPWLGFSARQILYSIEHGDRLERPPDCPQEMYSVMRKCWACSPTDRPTFSQLKTIVSEAQPMEVRAVKDFTEPRKLSLQANDLVTIIEHGLDIGEWKGQNQRTLSIGWFPPSLAAPSLTAVCPVPSTSVISPPVRGSLHHSGHGDTDPARSWGTPERINDNGNWGIPSTRVKTSSNLKKMSGMSKSLESVLGGAQDKDIGNVSQSGQRRQLPPDPRRFSDAVVNPPPRPPPPNLKRIKPWMIHDRRTINPLAGAWTPPPHHLQQQFQQQPQQQCFGSNNLARMAHLAKSSPQLDDDLQKEKERDKEREREKGQERYTPQVNKMAAITQLQDAVHGVTIDEVQKALHRNDWNPTRAEQQLKIDQLFYMNQCSREECQKILSRYNWDLQHAGRCLIRLVKERDRTRETPPERRGERV, from the exons ATGATGGATCATGACACGCAGTGGCTGTACCAGCTTCTGGCTGAGGTGCAGCtggagagattttttttaaggttacgAGACGGACTCAATGTGACGCGTATTGAGCACCTCAACTATGTCAAAGAAGCAGATCTTGAACAGATTGGCATTAGTAGACCAG GACAGCGGCGATTATGGGAAGCTGTCAAAAGTTATAAAACCAACATGCGGTCACGGCCGTGGATGAAG gTCTCTAATGGCCGTACCCCAGAGGGAGGTGATCAGGTTAATTGTGTTCGACCAAGCCAGGGGCAGGATTCAGGGCGTGCCCTCCCCTGTCTTATCCAGGACAGTGAACTGGTCTTTGGGGAGAGGTTGGGTTCAGGCTCATTCGGAGTAGTTAAAAAAGCAGAATGGAACACACCAACGGGACGAGTG CTTCATGTGGCAGTGAAAACTTTAAGGAGTGGCTCATCGAGGCAGGTAGACATGGTGACTGATTTCCTCCTAGAAGTTTCAACCATGCAGTCCCTCAACCACCCAAACATTATACACCTCTATGGTGTTGTCCTTACGCATCCCCTTAAAATG GTAACAGAACTGGCTTCCCTGGGCTCTTTATATGACACACTGCGTCTGCGGCAGGGTATTTACCCTCTCTCAAGACTCTGGCTCTTCAGCACACAGATTGCTGCAGGTATGGAGTATTTAGAGTCCATGCGGTTCATCCACAGAGATCTTGCTGCCCGTAACGTGCTCATGGCATCTAGAGAGCTAGTGAAGATTGGAGACTTTGGATTGATGAGAGGCTTGGATCATGACAGGGACCACTATGTCATGACGGCACACAGACGAATCCCATTTGCGTG GTGTGCTCCTGAGAGTTTACGAGTCGGTACTTTCCTTCATGCCTCAGATGTCTGGATGTTTGGTGTCACGTTATGGGAGATGTTCACTTACTGTGAAGAACCCTGGCTGGGGTTCTCTGCCAGACAG aTATTATATAGTATAGAGCATGGTGATCGGTTAGAGAGACCTCCAGACTGTCCTCAGGAGATGTACTCTGTGATGCGTAAATGTTGGGCCTGCAGTCCTACTGACCGACCCACCTTCTCACAACTCAAAACCATTGTATCAGAG gCACAGCCTATGGAGGTTCGTGCGGTGAAAGACTTTACAGAGCCCAGAAAACTCTCTTTACAGGCAAATGATCTAGTGACTATAATAGAACATGG GCTGGATATAGGTGAGTGGAAGGGGCAAAACCAGAGAACTCTGAGTATTGGCTGGTTCCCCCCTTCATTAGCAGCCCCCTCTCTCACAGCAGTCTGTCCGGTGCCTAGTACTTCTGTGATCTCTCCCCCTGTTAGAGGTAGTCTGCACCACTCTGGCCACGGAGATACCGATCCAGCACGGAGCTGGGGCACCCCAGAACGGATAAATGA CAATGGAAATTGGGGGATTCCATCAACAAGAGTCAAGACAAGCTCCAATctaaagaaaatgtcag GCATGTCAAAAAGTCTGGAGTCAGTCTTGGGTGGGGCACAAGACAAAGATATAGGGAATGTTTCTCAATCTGGCCAACGCAGACAACTCCCCCCTGACCCCCGCAGGTTTAGTGACGCTGTTGTCAATCCACCTCCTCGCCCCCCACCCCCAAATCTCAAACGCATCAAACCTTGGATGATCCATGACAGGCGGACCATAAACCCACTGGCTGGTGCCTGGACCCCTCCACCTCATCACTTACAGCAACAGTTCCAACAGCAGCCTCAGCAACAGTGTTTTGGAAGCAACAACCTTGCCAGGATGGCCCATCTGGCCAAATCAAGCCCTCAGTTAGATGACGACTTACAAAAAGAGAAGGAACGTGACAAAGAGAGAGAACGGGAAAAGGGACAGGAGAGATATACACCACAAGTTAATAAGATGGCAGCAATTACACAA CTTCAGGATGCGGTACATGGTGTGACCATTGACGAGGTTCAGAAAGCTCTGCATCGCAATGACTGGAATCCTACACGGGCAGAACAACAGCTTAAG ATTGATCAGCTGTTTTACATGAACCAGTGCTCCCGTGAGGAGTGTCAAAAAATACTTTCCCGCTACAACTGGGACCTGCAGCACGCTGGACGCTGTCTCATTCGATTGGTTAAAGAAAGAGATCGAACCAGAGAGACCCCCCCTGAAAGACGAGGAGAAAGAGTTTAA